Part of the Vigna angularis cultivar LongXiaoDou No.4 chromosome 1, ASM1680809v1, whole genome shotgun sequence genome, AGTTTCCCTTCATTTCCAATCACCGACACGCCCACGGTTACCGGCTACAGCTCACCATTCTTCATCCTTACCTCACGCTTTTCTAACTCAACAAGATCATCTCCCCTCAACCATCATCTTTAGCTATATACCATGGCCGAACTCTAAACCCCATTGGCACCAAGGACACGAGGACAGGGAGGTCATCCGGGAGGCAACCAGTGACATTATTCACAGCAAAGAGAAGGGAGAAGTCGGCCACTCAAGGGAAAAGGGGATTCATTGGAAACGCAAGCTTACCATAGTAAACAGATCTTCGAGAGGTAAGTAATGTTGTTTTAATGAGTTGTTTGCTTGCTCTTGCACGTATGCATATATGTCTGTTGAAGTTGCTAGGTTTGCCTACGACTGTCTTTGATTGCTCTTGGTGTTGTGGATTTTGGTTTATGTTCACTGTTATCAATCATCATCATCTCCCCGGACCCACTCTTATCCGCTTCTTTTGTTCCATTTCGATCAAAAATAGGCTTCCACGTCTTTGTCCATTTCCTACGATCAACATTAAAATCGAAACAGTAAATGGGATGACAAAGATAATAGAACAGTGTTTTCATCCTCACTGAACCATTTCGTCCTCCACTGGAACCGCTCTCCCAACCACCGAGAACTCCCCCGGTGTGTcactctccctccctcaatcatCAACCATACTCATTTGCCACCCCTCGGCTCAACCACACGCCCCTGCCAAATCCATTTTCTTTTCCGTGCAACACCTCCTTCGAATCCCACATCTTCCTCTGCCTTCATCTCCGATTCCTTCAGGTCCCCAACACCCACCATCTTCATTATCACCATTCGACCAACAGCTTCAACTTCTTCTCCATCATCTCCAATACCTGGGGGGCACTGGCTCCCTCTGCTTCTTCTTCCTGACCTCACGGCCGAACTCCAACCTCAACAACAATCTTCATCCATCAAACACACCCACGGCTAGTGGGGATGATCACCTTCATCATCCTCCCTCGTACACTCACCTGCATACAAAAAAAAGCATCCTCTCCGTCCTCAAACCTCGGCCTTTGAATCCTCTCACAACCTCAACTTAATCTTCATCCATTATCATCCCCACGGCCATCACTTTCATCTTCATCctttttcatcttcattttcatctcaaAACACCTATTCCCATGGCCAAACCTCCATAATTTTTGTCCACCCACTGCGCAGCCATCACGGCCAACATCAATCTTCAATTAATACCCTCTCTCACACTATTCTCACTCACTCAACAAGGAGATTTCCTGAGAAACCATACGCCTCTGCCTTCGTCACCAGCCGGTCCCACGTCTCTGTTCTGATCACCCGTATTTCCATATACCATCGCTTCCCCATTGAATCCCATCACCGTGTTTCCCAACCGCTGGATCTTCATCACCCGCAGCGTCCCTCGCCGGAGTGGACATCACGCTCCTGCCAAGCCCATCATATTcactcctttttcttcttcattttcgaCCCCAACACCCGTAACCGTAATAAACCACTGCCTTTTTTTTCACTCCCAATTCCATTACTTCCCACAACATCCACCATCCAATTTCGaactcaaattcaaatttatttcttcgACCTACACATGGAAACCACCCGgcaacttgaaaaaaaaaaaagggagaggAACGGTAACGTGAAGGCTGGGTCGTGGTGGCCAGATTCGAAGAGACAGCGGAGACGGTAGCTGGGAGTTGCACCGGCGCGAGTAGGGTCTTGAGGCGGAGGCGAACCCCTCCCTTGATCGCCGGTGTCAGAGAATCGCACGCGAGAAAGGAAAAGGGGAAGAGCTCCAGCGACGGCCGACGATGGTCATGACGGTGGGTGTCCAACCTAGCGATAGTCTCGGCGGTGGAAGGCTGCGCTCGCAACACCTTGGGTCACAATTTGCAGTGTTTGGTATCGGTAGaagggaagaagaaagagaCCTAAGTTTTGGAAAATGGGGAATTCATTTGAATCCCTAATGATTTTCTGAACAGAAAGGCTTTGGGCCTAGCGTGTTTTGTTACCTTTCTTTCTGTTGAGGCACAACTCATATTTACACCCCTTTTCATTTGGGCTTAAGCCCACTCtttgcaaacaaaaaaaaatgaattgggCCGGACAACCAGATACTTCAATGCACCCCCATATTTCACCTGCATACCTCATATTTCACCCGCGCACCCCTGTCCTTTCTTTTGGGCTCGGATCCATgtctaaaaatgataaaaaaatgaaggttCTTTCTTCGGTACCCCGTTCTTTCCTACATTCCGCTGCTCTTTGacctttcttgtttttgttccttgatttttatttagttttttacgATTGTTATTCCTTGTATAGTACCCGCccctttgttttgtttatatttgttaaacttgtttcatcgttttacataaaatttacaaaaaaaaatgatgaacaaaaattataaaattgtaaataataaaaaatatatataacacaaaaaaaaacatttaatataataaatttcggtgtgagtactcgtgcgatcgtacgcatcagcctagtacttattgcccaaataaacaataagagaaaaaagccgtgtgagtgctcgtgcgatcgtacgcatcagcctagtactcattacgcaaaacaataaaggaaaaagccgtgtgggtgctcgtgcgatcgtacgcatcagcctagtactcattacgcaaaaatatagatattacaataaaataccaaaaaaatataaaagtcttcaaaaaccaaaacatCCATATTTCAACAATATCGCCTTgtagaactacgtgatccttgattctccaccaaaagtggagatacgtaggagcaaggccagtccttgtcaggctcactctcccaaaatccaaatcattttccaaacgatttctcaaacaattttccaaacaattttctcaagcagttttctaaaagaactacgtaaccctgatttctcacatgagaatacgtaggagcaaggttaatccttgtcgggccaaaaaagctaaaaaaaatattgtttgtttcttttgagttttattttaaggggaagttaaatactttgaaaaccacatctacattcgcacatttagttaaaggtactgccttagggcaggcgttgtagggtgctaataccttccctacacgtaaccgactcccgaaccaggAATCTGGTTCATTtcgaccatgccttatcattttatggtttttttccgtagttttccagaataaactatggtggcgactccaaaatctcttttcaaaatatttattcttctttttattggatcgtcgtcccgtcgcgattccggttgcgacaccaATGAGTCTCTAggaaaacaatacttggtcttaccgtttatattacttgatacgattcggtacacttgccggagtCTTAACAGGTAccttgattggagaatcttGAATTTTTAAGATTTCTCTCTCCTGTTCAGTCACGGCTTCTTCCACTGCTATCTCTTTTTATCTCTCTTTTCTCACTCATGCGTTTGTCCCGTCCATATATGCTTTATTCTCCAATGGTAAAGAcgacttttgttatttttattataatcgtGGTGGCTCTTCAACAATGACCTTTTTGTTTCTCAGGAGGAATCTTCTGGGTTGGTATTTCGTCTTGTATGTCATCTTCataaatcattaacaatttggtaTCACCCGAGTGCATAAgtaaatattttcactaagtctttactGATTATATTACTATCAAGCTTGCTACATACAATTTATATGCATCAGTTTGAGAATGAATATTAGATATATtgatcttttatctttaattaatttattattatcttttattcgTATTTTGGACtctcatatttcttctattataaataaagtaaataatacaaaatatattagtcgcatatatataatttttcattatattgaaCAAGCTATATTCAAAAGTATTCATGTGAGGTTTTTCTAACTTGAAATTCTTTAACTTTAATTGTTATGTTACCAAAATAGTACAATTGGGCAGGATAATTGGAATACCACTTAGTATCCAGGTCACTCTTAAAACTGTGGAAACTTTTCATGGTTTGAATGTTGATATTTTAGAAACTTTCCTAGCACATGACGAATCTTTTCAGATCTTGAATCACAATTTATTGCAGCTTGATAGCAATTCAAGAATTCAATTCAAAAGGTTGGAATAAGTCATGGATTGAGAGTTATTATATACTTAttcaatatgttttttataaagTGGATGTAgtttacattaaatatatatttttatatatatatatatatatatataactaaatatatatatatatatatatatttagttatatatatatatatatatttagttatatatatatatatatttagttatatatatatatatttagttatatatatatatatatatatatatatatatatatatatatatatatatatatatatatatatatatatatatatatatatattgggtaGAGTGTTGTCACCGACGCCACCGCTACTAGGTGGCATGGTGGAGAACCTGGTGAGGGAGGAGAACTAGAGGAAGGCGAGGGAGGAGAACTCGATGGTGGAGTGGTTGATGACAGGGATGAAGTCGAAGGAGTAGACGGTGGAGGAGCAAGCAGAGTCGATGGAGGTCGCGAAGGATGCGTCGTCGGCGGAGGGAGACGCTGGGGTAGAGATGAAGGAGGTGAAGGTGGAAGTGACGATGGAGTCACAAaggataaaaagaagaagaaaaacaacatgGCACACAATAACGAAAGAAGGTGGCATAAGACGTGGTCTTATCGTTTGCCACAGTTAACgtcgtccaattttaaggattaatagtaagagtttcaaaactatgaggactaaaaacaatCAAAGTTTCAAGTAGGGACTAAATCCAAAATCgcgtgatacttaagggacaaaaacatatttaacccaaaaaataaaaacaaacttacttTAAACGCTGGAAATTCGATTGGTTGTTCATAAACACctttataaatatctttaatgagatatacttgatttattttattctctgttGGACTATTAGCCCAATCACTTAAACACTGACCCAATTGCAACCCAATATCGTTTAGCTTGGTTTAACAAACATTGAATCTGAATAAATCGATCCGTCTTGAATACCAACCCGCGGGTCCAATATCATACTATACAAATTATAAGAACAATTTCTTTCTACTTTTTCCGCTACCCGTAAATGAAAAtctatgtatttatatttttccaaCAATGCTGGTACGTGATTTCAGCACAGAGGACCTCTTTCTCTCCCAAAAATCTAATCCCGTGACCCCACACTTAAATACATACCAGTTTAATCCATACTTCTTCCCTTCCCTGACAAGTACACGTCAAAACCAAGTAAAATATTCCActtttctatatattaaattatcacTCAACGTTAACGCCCCATTCAGTGAGTTAacatttcttctcttcttcccttGATAAGTACTCGTGCCTTATATATAAGTCATATGTATATGGGAAAATTAAACATAGCTTTCACTCTTCCAATCAAGAACCATGAGGAACTCACTCCTCTGCCTACAACCTTCCAAAATACCAATAAATAGTGGTGGACCCTACACATCTTCTTtactttagtaaaaaaaattacacattcTTCCAAGCAGAGAGTATTCCACCCTTGTAGtcaatgataaataataacttCTTCCCTTTTTCCTTCCTATGTAGAACCCACACccaacatatacataaatatctATACAACAAAAGAAACCCCCTCTGGAATGTACCCTATGCAAACTCCTCTCACACCTTATTCTCAACCACAACTCCTCACCTCCATTCCTTTTTCCTCTTCTCTCCAACACTGCTCTCATACTTTCAACAACCCATTCTTTATTATCATTCCTccaaaaatttaacaaattaaaagagtTCCTCTGAGTAACCATTCCTCCTGTGatcatttaaaaaatcttttaagttCACGCGTTATATTTACTAGTTTACTATATACATTgttcataaagaaaaattttggatgcaagaaaataaaagccataaaaacaaaatctttttaattgttCACAATCATAAGGAGCTAAAACAGAGGATTTACTACCTATAAAATTCTAGGACACCCAATTCCTCAGCATATTCTAAAAAGGGGAGATGCTCAAGAATTTGGAGGTGCACaaggaaaaacctaaaataGAGCCGAATGTTCTCCAAGCCCAACTTTAAAACATTTACAAAAACAATGACTCCATTACGTAGGGTTGTCAGTGGTACGAGCACCAGATCTTTTTTTTCTCAGTGCTTATCCCAAAATGTATCGCATTCTTCACCGTGCTTTTTGCACTGCCGCAGAACCAGCAACAGTGAGCATCAAGTCTATTTCGGAAGATTTATACAAAGAAGTAAAGTTAAAGAGGTTGGTGGAGAAGTTCAAGAAAGCTTCCGACATTGACCGGTTCCGCAAAAAAAAGGGGATTTACGAGAAGACAGTGCGGCGTCTCGCCGGTGCCAAGCGCTTTCGGTGGGTTTGCGACATCCTCGAACACCAAAAACAGTATTCCGACATTTCCAACGAGGGTTTTTCTGCGCGCCTAATATTTCTTTATGGCAAATCTGGCATGGCCAAACACGCCCGCATGGTGTTCGACGAAATGCCCCAGCGAAAGTGCAACCGCACTGTGCTCTCTTTCAATGCCCTCTTGGCCGCATACCTCCATTCCAGAAAGTTCAACGTCGTGGATGGTCTTTTCAAGACCCTCCCCACTCAGCTCTCAATCGAGCCTGATTTGGTGTCGTACAACACTCTCATTAAGGCCTTTTGTGAAAAGGGTTGCTTTGATTCGGCACTGTCAGTTCTTAAGGAGATGGAGGAGAAGGGTGTGAATCCAGATTCCATTACGTTTAACACTTTGCTTGATGGGTTGTATTCAAAGGGTAGTTTTGAGGATGGTGAGAAAGTGTGGGGGCAAATGGTTGCTAAGAATGTTACTCCGGACGTGAGGAGTTATTCTTCTAAGTTGGTGGGTTTGTTCAGGGAGAATAAAccggatgaagttgatgagctTTCTAGAGAAATGGAGAAGGTGGGTGTGAAGCTTGACCTCTTTTGCATCAAAGCTGTCGTCAATGCTGTCATCAAATGTTGTTTGAATAACGGTGACTTGGATGAGGTCAAGAAATGTTTAGGTATGATTGCAAACTTTGATTTTGACCTTGATAAAAACACTTACTCTATCCTTGTTCCCTTCCTGCGTGAGAAGGGTGATTTGTTGACCACAGTTAAGTTGTGCCGGGAGATTTTAGAAAAACGGGGCCGTGTTGATGTATCGTTGCTGCAACTTGTGGTGGATAAGCTGGTGAACAAAGGCTTGATTTCGAAGGCGAAGGAGTTTGTGGAGGCATGGAAAACCCATAAGTACTATCGTAATAGGCTAAATTTACCTAAAGCAGAGTAGAGTTATGTTAGTTCTTAGATGCACTTTATTATTCGTCTTGCAATTTGATTGGTTTTGTTATGATGGTGATTGAGAAATTGTCAATAATGGCTTTTGTTTGGCAATGTGAGCCTAGTAACTGGTTTCTTCAGAGTGACTTTTATTAcaagttatttatttaatgtgaatctttttttctctcaattcttcctctttattttctttttctctaaactcctcttcttcatcttctttttgtaGTCCGATGTAACAAAAAGGAACAATAGGCATGAATTTaatccataaaaaaatatagaagtaGGCCTTACCTGCCGGGTTACATGTCGTTCACCCttaatgtttttcttataaCCATATGacaatataatatttcaaaaatattattgattcatCGCCtatgaaatatacaaatatcaGTGGCATGGAAATGCTTACACTAATTCTATATTCTTTTGTTACTGCTTTGGTATGGAAATTCTTACACTAATTTCTATATTCTTTTGTTACTGCCTTCCTATGGAAATGCTTACACTTTTGTTACTACTTTGGTATAATAAAAAACTCCATTTATCGAGATCAACGTCATTAACCAATCTCTCCACATGTATACTTAAAGGAGTATTATGTTATCAAGTTCCCACCATGGTAGGCCACTACCTCAAACCTTTTCCCTGACATCTGAATCCCTACAACTCTAATGCAAAGGGGACCACTAAAATTACTTAAACTAACAACAATGGGATCACTATGCACACCAAAAGTCGACAATCTTGCACATTGTCTTCCATAACCCAAAACCGGACAactataatcatatttaaaacacatatttaaaaCACAATACACAATGCATTACAAAACAActcatcataaaatatttaaacaacaaCTTTTTATACCCGAAAATCATCGTCAATAGAAGAAAATACCTATATTTaacacaaaatcaaattaaaccctaaccctcaaataacaaaacaaGAACATCAACTAATTAGGTTTAGATTAGGACCACTTACCTCACTTACGTACGATGTTCCACTTACACCTTGAAGGAATCGGCAGCAGAATCACCAGCAATGACCAGTTTCACAAGAACGAAAAACCCAGAAATGACGTTTTTTACTTCAACCCAGCAGAATCAGATAAgggttttttaatttaacccaGACTTAACCtattttacttcattttatttttttcttaaatatttacaCATTAAAATGACTTCACAGAGCCACGTAAGCATCGAAGTAAACAGGTCATTGAAGTTTCGCCATGCTAGCAATTGCACCGTTAGGATTTTAATGGCGTCTACAAAAAGGATcatattgaacattttttaatgaaatatggGACCTTAGTGAACTTTTTCCAAAGTTGGGATCATTTTAAACCAAACCCCCGAAAGAgaggaccaaatgatgtattaaacctatatattatcttataaacTAATGTATTGTCATGACACGTACTAGACGACTTAACGATATTAATGAACATTCTTTTTGTGACATTTGTgatatttttctcaatattttatattttttggtatataATAGAACCAATAGATAGTGTGGGTTTGTACGTAATAgaatcaacattttttattttattttaaaattattttttaaaaaaaaaattaaaccaatagacgcttttttaaataagcgctatctTTTGTTAACCAccaaagcgctatctattggtgGCTGACAGTAGATAGCGCACACATAGATAGTGCTTTATAAATgcaatgatgataaaaaaaaaaagcgctatctatgtACCTTTTTTGTAGTAGTGATAATGTCTTCTTTTAcatatgttacatttttttcctcAATTGATTTTC contains:
- the LOC108318763 gene encoding pentatricopeptide repeat-containing protein At1g55890, mitochondrial encodes the protein MYRILHRAFCTAAEPATVSIKSISEDLYKEVKLKRLVEKFKKASDIDRFRKKKGIYEKTVRRLAGAKRFRWVCDILEHQKQYSDISNEGFSARLIFLYGKSGMAKHARMVFDEMPQRKCNRTVLSFNALLAAYLHSRKFNVVDGLFKTLPTQLSIEPDLVSYNTLIKAFCEKGCFDSALSVLKEMEEKGVNPDSITFNTLLDGLYSKGSFEDGEKVWGQMVAKNVTPDVRSYSSKLVGLFRENKPDEVDELSREMEKVGVKLDLFCIKAVVNAVIKCCLNNGDLDEVKKCLGMIANFDFDLDKNTYSILVPFLREKGDLLTTVKLCREILEKRGRVDVSLLQLVVDKLVNKGLISKAKEFVEAWKTHKYYRNRLNLPKAE